One window of Pseudomonas urmiensis genomic DNA carries:
- a CDS encoding DUF2076 domain-containing protein, producing the protein MNTEEQTLIDGLFGRIKQAEDPSQPRDAQAQACIEEHVRQQPAAPYYMAQAILVQEAAIKRLDEQNKQLENELKQARAQLEASRGASNGGGFLSSIFGAGSRAPAPQPQRSVAPGASAGGWREPSAPGYAQAQPQQASAFNAAPARSGASSFLGGAMQTAAGVAGGVLLAQGLSSLFNHHSQPEEVVEVIKEEPAPASDSGGWNDQAGQQQVADNGGYAGDQGGFMDSDYGNDDGGFFSDDDTFV; encoded by the coding sequence ATGAATACTGAAGAACAAACCCTGATCGACGGCCTGTTTGGCCGCATCAAGCAAGCCGAAGACCCCAGCCAGCCGCGCGACGCCCAGGCCCAGGCGTGCATCGAGGAACATGTGCGCCAGCAGCCGGCGGCGCCTTACTACATGGCCCAGGCGATCCTCGTCCAAGAGGCAGCGATCAAGCGCCTCGATGAGCAAAACAAGCAGCTGGAAAACGAACTCAAGCAGGCCCGCGCTCAGCTCGAGGCCAGCCGTGGGGCTAGCAATGGCGGCGGCTTCCTGTCGAGCATCTTCGGTGCCGGTAGCCGCGCACCTGCCCCGCAACCGCAACGCTCTGTCGCACCAGGTGCCAGCGCTGGTGGCTGGCGCGAGCCGTCGGCACCGGGTTACGCGCAAGCGCAGCCACAGCAGGCTTCGGCCTTCAACGCCGCGCCCGCGCGCAGTGGTGCCAGCAGTTTCCTCGGCGGCGCCATGCAGACCGCTGCCGGGGTCGCGGGTGGGGTCTTGCTGGCACAAGGCCTCAGCAGCCTGTTCAACCATCATTCGCAACCTGAGGAAGTGGTTGAAGTGATCAAGGAAGAGCCAGCCCCGGCCAGCGATTCGGGCGGCTGGAATGACCAGGCCGGCCAGCAGCAGGTGGCCGACAATGGCGGCTATGCTGGCGATCAGGGCGGCTTCATGGACAGCGACTACGGCAACGACGACGGCGGCTTCTTCTCTGACGACGACACCTTCGTCTGA
- a CDS encoding endonuclease/exonuclease/phosphatase family protein, with protein sequence MTRLLRNVLLFLLLMLALLWLLAEHLSWQPSPRESVAVACQGPGQPLQPGQTLSVMSWNVQYLAGKRYVFWYDQGRGSDTRPTREDLAFNLDEVARVIRAEQPDIVLLQELDKDAKASDYQDQLALLRERLADLYPCAVQTDEWKAGFVPDRHIAGSVGRTLATLSRYPIAKAERLQLPNTASNALARLLESQPALLVSYLPLADGGRLAVLNTRLSPYRPGSDLQRRQVAHVSKVLDRLETQGTPWLIGGDFNLLPLGQYRRLPPAQRGNYPADSDLHLLWDKYPMIPSNAEASGAERDAWLTHFPNDPAVSGPDRTLDYLLHSPRLQRLEARVLQADTLQISDHLPITARLVLPKAR encoded by the coding sequence ATGACCCGACTACTGCGCAACGTCCTGCTGTTCCTGCTGCTGATGCTGGCCTTGCTCTGGCTGCTCGCTGAGCACCTGAGCTGGCAGCCCTCCCCCCGCGAATCGGTGGCAGTCGCCTGCCAAGGCCCTGGCCAGCCGCTGCAGCCCGGGCAGACCTTGAGCGTGATGAGCTGGAACGTCCAGTACCTGGCCGGCAAGCGCTATGTGTTCTGGTACGACCAAGGCCGCGGCAGCGACACCCGCCCCACCCGTGAAGACCTGGCGTTCAACCTCGATGAAGTGGCGCGCGTGATCCGCGCCGAACAGCCCGATATCGTCCTGTTGCAGGAGTTGGACAAGGACGCCAAGGCCAGCGACTACCAGGATCAATTGGCCCTGCTGCGCGAGCGTCTGGCCGACTTGTACCCCTGCGCGGTGCAGACCGATGAATGGAAAGCCGGTTTCGTCCCCGACCGGCACATCGCCGGCAGCGTCGGCCGTACCCTGGCAACCCTCAGCCGGTACCCGATCGCCAAGGCCGAGCGCCTGCAATTGCCCAATACCGCCAGTAACGCCCTGGCCCGCCTGCTGGAGTCGCAACCGGCCCTGCTAGTCAGCTATCTGCCGCTGGCCGATGGCGGCCGTCTGGCGGTGCTCAATACGCGGTTGTCGCCCTACCGGCCAGGCAGCGACCTGCAACGACGGCAAGTGGCGCACGTCAGCAAAGTGCTCGATCGCCTGGAAACCCAGGGCACCCCCTGGCTGATTGGTGGCGACTTCAACCTGTTGCCGCTGGGCCAGTACCGTCGCCTGCCACCGGCCCAGCGCGGTAACTACCCGGCCGACAGCGACCTGCACCTGCTGTGGGACAAGTACCCGATGATCCCCAGTAATGCCGAAGCCAGCGGCGCCGAGCGCGACGCCTGGCTCACCCACTTCCCCAATGACCCGGCCGTGAGCGGACCTGACCGCACGCTCGACTACCTGCTGCACAGTCCACGCCTGCAGCGATTGGAGGCGCGTGTGCTGCAGGCAGATACGCTGCAGATCTCCGATCATCTGCCGATCACCGCACGTTTGGTCTTGCCCAAAGCGCGCTAA
- a CDS encoding YciC family protein — translation MNPLSVLRDSLYFFRRHLASIIQLCLPLIVLEALLTQLLYRQMGEQASPAYGMLVSLLLYPLYSAALILYLDTRTQGQDILKRNLFARALQLWPQLALLIMISTLLIMAGLALFVFPGIWIMINLVFAEYLLVLRGLPVVQSMRESARMTTGHFMRILVCVFASLAPVWLLDGLLMMAFPQPQPGVQLAMDSLSGLLQLFSSVVLFRIFMLLEADAGA, via the coding sequence ATGAATCCGCTGAGCGTTCTGCGCGACTCCCTGTACTTTTTCCGCCGTCACCTGGCGAGCATCATCCAGCTCTGCCTGCCGTTGATCGTGCTCGAGGCCCTGCTCACCCAGCTGCTGTACCGCCAGATGGGCGAACAGGCGTCGCCGGCCTACGGCATGCTGGTCAGCCTGCTGCTGTATCCGCTGTACAGCGCGGCGCTGATCCTCTACCTCGACACCCGTACCCAGGGCCAGGACATCCTCAAGCGCAACCTGTTCGCCCGCGCCCTGCAGCTGTGGCCGCAGCTGGCCTTGCTGATCATGATCAGTACCCTGCTGATCATGGCGGGCCTGGCACTGTTCGTGTTTCCCGGCATCTGGATCATGATCAACCTGGTGTTCGCCGAATACCTGCTGGTGCTGCGCGGCTTGCCCGTGGTGCAGTCGATGCGCGAGAGCGCACGCATGACCACCGGGCACTTCATGCGCATCCTGGTCTGCGTGTTCGCCTCGCTGGCGCCGGTGTGGCTGCTCGACGGCCTGCTGATGATGGCCTTCCCGCAGCCGCAACCTGGCGTGCAACTGGCCATGGACAGCCTCAGCGGCCTGTTGCAGCTGTTCAGCAGCGTGGTGCTGTTCCGCATCTTCATGTTGTTGGAAGCCGACGCCGGCGCTTGA